A genomic stretch from Tenrec ecaudatus isolate mTenEca1 chromosome X, mTenEca1.hap1, whole genome shotgun sequence includes:
- the LOC142434511 gene encoding melanoma-associated antigen B16-like, whose protein sequence is MPVKKKSPRLSLEQPRPVSTEGPDKTDQVLPELLEEGSSSSSAPTPSIGDKATEKPSLKETAAAETSNVEMPSTSPSLQSESDVSSSTEDTDEDSSDEDSDGLTQQDIENLSVSPIRVKESLLANYLLLKYQSKEPVTLEDMLNTVIKEYKDKFPEILQKARECLQMVFGLEVKEVDTINHCYIVCMTLGLTYDGLLREVEGMPKTGILIIVLGVIFLNNNSATEKQVWEVLNTMGIYAGQKHFICGNPEDFITRELVQQKYVEYQQLPNTHPPRYKFAWGPRAYAEINKLELLQVLLKAYAHSPSSFPVSFVVALQVEKERAQGLAVASFDDNAIPLSLESSGATSSTCFQPQ, encoded by the coding sequence ATGCCTGTTAAAAAAAAGAGCCCTCGCTTAAGTCTTGAGCAACCCCGCCCTGTGTCCACGGAAGGCCCGGACAAAACCGATCAAGTGTTACCTGAGCTTTTGGAGGAaggctcttcttcctcctcagCGCCAACTCCCAGCATCGGAGACAAGGCCACAGAGAAGCCTTCTCTGAAGGAGACTGCCGCCGCGGAGACTTCTAATGTCGAGATGCCCAGTACTTCCCCGAGTCTTCAGAGTGAGAGTGATGTGTCCTCTTCCACTGAAGACACTGATGAAGACAGCTCTGATGAAGACAGTGACGGCCTGACACAGCAAGATATTGAAAACCTGTCTGTATCGCCTATCAGAGTGAAAGAGTCATTATTGGCGAATTATCTGCTGCTCAAGTATCAAAGTAAAGAGCCAGTCACCCTAGAAGACATGCTGAATACTGTCATCAAAGAGTACAAAGATAAATTCCCTGAGATCCTGCAGAAAGCCAGGGAATGCCTGCAGATGGTTTTTGGCCTTGAAGTGAAGGAAGTTGACACCATCAACCACTGTTACATCGTCTGCATGACACTAGGCCTCACCTATGACGGCTTGCTGAGGGAAGTAGAAGGTATGCCAAAGACTGGCATCCTGATTATTGTCTTGGGTGTGATCTTCCTCAACAACAACAGTGCCACGGAAAAACAAGTCTGGGAGGTGCTGAATACGATGGGCATCTATGCTGGGCAGAAGCACTTCATCTGTGGGAATCCAGAGGATTTCATCACCAGAGAGTTGGTTCAGCAAAAATATGTGGAGTATCAACAGCTGCCTAACACTCACCCTCCACGTTACAAGTTTGCGTGGGGTCCAAGAGCCTACGCCGAAATCAACAAGCTGGAGCTCCTCCAGGTTTTGTTAAAAGCTTATGCCCATAGCCCAAGTTCTTTCCCAGTTTCGTTTGTAGTGGCTCTGCAAGTGGAGAAAGAGCGAGCCCAAGGTCTAGCTGTCGCTAGCTTTGATGATAATGCTATCCCCTTGTCCTTGGAGAGTTCCGGTGCCACTTCCAGCACTTGCTTCCAACCCCAGTGA